From the genome of Cryptococcus neoformans var. neoformans B-3501A chromosome 1, whole genome shotgun sequence, one region includes:
- a CDS encoding hypothetical protein (Match to ESTs gb|CF194392.1|CF194392, gb|CF191225.1|CF191225, gb|CF188755.1|CF188755) — MISKVALGAAAALMAGVANVNAQVTATGTMGPTNPSEPTLGTAINQTSYARLLSLNAIDDFCLFAPPEPDSVIGDTEAEEVAWCVQPRNNARVIPDGVLTAVHFVKTPLYWQIQGFGDFTHLNIQDGDEGGELDPHGATGLGNPVGGNVTTNATGSDVSYEEWMNYMAYDQFCLRICISENSTYSAANECQHTLDEMGCSWVMPGDYTNNSFTECDGDSAYPPGWYILANGSTSTFQQRYTGTYTNGDGSLGTWTQGETVTPQTAYSTPATSNCKTYTSVGNGIASLALSNAGSVNSTAAATNSSSGGASAAATGSSSSGSTAGSSAGSSAGSGSGSAAAGSTAAASSSGDSSSSTSAAMSNGINYGTAMAGVISVVALVAGAGSFLL, encoded by the exons ATGATCTCCAAGGTTGCACTCGGCGCTGCTGCCGCCCTCATGGCCGGTGTC GCCAACGTCAACGCTCAGGTCACCGCCACCGGTACCATGGGTCCCACCAACCCCTCTGAGCCTACTCTCGGTACTGCCATCAACCAGACCTCTTACGCTCGATTGCTCTCTCTTAATGCCATTGACGATTT CTGTCTTTTTGCTCCCCCCGAGCCCGATTCTGTGATTGGTGATACGGAGGCTGAGGAGGTCGCCTGGTGTGTCC AGCCCCGAAACAATGCCCGAGTCATCCCTGATGGCGTCCTTACCGCCGTCCACTTTGTCAAGACTCCCCTGTACTGGCAAATCCAAGGTTTCGGTGACTTTACCCATCTTAACATTCAAGACGGTGACGAGGGAGGTGAGCTTGACCCCCACGGTGCTACCGGTCTTGGTAACCCCGTCGGTGGTAACGTTACCACCAACGCCACTGGTTCGGACGTATCTTATGAGGAGTGGATGAA CTACATGGCCTACGACCAGTTCTGTCTCCGAATCTGTATCTCTGAGAACTCCACCTACTCTGCTGCCAACGAGTGCCAGCACACTCTTGACGAGATGGGATGCAGCTGGGTCATGCCCGGTGACTACACCAACAACTCTTTCACCGAGTGTGACGGTGACTCTGCCTACCCTCCCGGCTGGTACATCCTTGCCAACGGCTCCACCTCTACCTTCCAGCAGCGATACACCGGTACTTACACCAACGGTGACGGTTCTTTGGGCACTTGGACCCAGGGTGAGACTGTCACTCCTCAGACTGCCTACTCTACTCCTGCCACCTCCAACTGTAAGACCTACACCTCTGTCGGTAATGGTATCGCCTCTCTTGCTCTTTCCAACGCCGGCTCTGTCAACTCTACTGCCGCCGCCACtaactcttcttccggcgGAGCTTCCGCCGCTGCTACcggctcttcctcttccggcAGCACTGCTGGCTCTTCTGCTGGCTCTTCTGCTGGTTCTGGTTCTggttctgctgctgctggctCTACCGCtgctgcctcttcctctggcgACAGCTCGAGCTCTACTTCTGCCGCCATGTCCAACGGCATCAACTATGGCACTGCCATGGCTGGAGTGATCAGCGTCGTCGCTCTCGTCGCCGGTGCGGGCTCCTTCTTGCTTTAA